One segment of Streptosporangium brasiliense DNA contains the following:
- a CDS encoding carbohydrate ABC transporter permease, with amino-acid sequence MSRRWIVHAVLLAGGLIMITPFVWQLVVSLQTVTESMRMPPTPVPSWQWHNFADVFRTVPLGRQFLNTVIVTAAVTAGQLLLCSLAAFAFARLEFPGRGPIFLLFLAVLMVPGELFLLPRYEIMQGLGWLNTLQALIAPGVFGAFGTFLLRQFFKTLPRELDEAARLDGANPLQIYWWIMLPLVRPGLLALGLLTVMWSWSSLLWPLVVNTDPEMMTLSAGLASLRGQYLTNYPVLFAGSVVASLPVIVLFVVMQRQLIAGIAFTGSKG; translated from the coding sequence ATGAGTAGGCGCTGGATCGTGCACGCGGTCCTGCTCGCCGGCGGGCTGATCATGATCACGCCGTTCGTCTGGCAACTCGTGGTCTCGCTGCAGACCGTCACCGAGTCGATGCGGATGCCGCCCACGCCGGTCCCCTCCTGGCAGTGGCACAACTTCGCCGACGTGTTCAGGACCGTGCCGCTCGGGCGGCAGTTCCTCAACACCGTGATCGTCACGGCGGCGGTGACGGCCGGGCAGCTGCTGCTCTGCTCGCTCGCAGCCTTCGCCTTCGCGCGGCTGGAGTTCCCCGGGCGCGGGCCGATCTTCCTGCTGTTCCTGGCCGTGCTGATGGTGCCGGGGGAGCTGTTCCTGCTGCCCCGGTACGAGATCATGCAGGGGCTCGGCTGGCTCAACACCCTCCAGGCGCTCATCGCCCCCGGGGTCTTCGGGGCCTTCGGCACGTTCCTGCTGCGGCAGTTCTTCAAGACACTGCCCAGGGAACTGGACGAGGCGGCGCGCCTGGACGGCGCCAACCCGCTGCAGATCTACTGGTGGATCATGCTGCCGCTGGTGCGGCCCGGGCTGCTGGCGCTCGGGCTGCTGACCGTCATGTGGTCCTGGAGCAGCCTGCTCTGGCCGCTGGTGGTCAACACCGACCCGGAGATGATGACGCTCTCCGCCGGGCTGGCCTCGCTGCGCGGCCAGTACCTGACCAATTACCCGGTCCTCTTCGCCGGGTCCGTCGTCGCCTCGCTGCCCGTGATCGTTCTTTTCGTGGTCATGCAGCGACAGCTGATCGCTGGGATCGCGTTCACCGGCTCGAAAGGCTGA